ACTGCCAACGCGACCACAACAATAATCGCGCTCACAATGCTGATGTGAGCTGCCAGGCTTGGCCAGGGATGGTAGCCCTCCCACCAGGCAAACCCAAGGCCAACAAGTACGCCAACCCATCCAACGCGTCGACGGAACGTTTCCCGACGCTCCGTGGAAGCAGGAGACGAATCCTTACGTCGTTCCATAGCGCTGACCCTAATCGGGGAACTCAGTCAGTCGTCAAGGTCATCGCGTACCTGCATCGTTTCCACATCCAGAACCGAAGGCGGTCGCACCGAGCGGAAACGATCAGCTTGAGGAGAGGCTCGATCCGCACTGAACGGCGATAACCCAGGCTCTCTTGCCCAATCAAGGTAGAGGTGACCCCGATTCAGCGATTCGCAGTAGACTGCTGTAAACTAGCGCATTACACGTGTAGTCCATCTTCAAGACGAGCTCCGAGACAGCTCAGCAGGCGGCGGCGCTCGGCTCACCAACCAGACGATAAACTCGCTGCGCTAGGATCACTTGCAACTTAGGCATGGCTTAACTAATATAACTTCAGTGGACGCTCAATAAGCATGAAGGAACTGTCGATGGGACTTACGTGGTCGGGTACCCATTGAACTGGCAACGTCGCGCAGGCGCGATCGTTATGGGTGTGGTGATGCTTGGGGCTGCAGTCGGCTATCCAACGCTACTCACCGCTCGGGCGTATGGTGGGACACTACAAAGCGACCAAAACCGAGCAAAGGCGATCGCCGGCAGAATTAATTTCCTTGACAACCAGGTCCAAGTCTACGCAGAGGAGTACGACCAGGCGCAGACACAGCTCGGACAGCTACGCACTACGATGACCGACACACAGCAAGCAATCACACGAGAACAACGTCGCGTCTCGGTCTTGCATTCAGAGGTGGTCGCTGAAGCGGATACGTTGTTTATGCAGGGTGGTACGGGCACGAACGTCACAACCTTGCTCCAAGCCAGTCCAAACTCAGCCGCGCTCATTCAGGAAGACATCAATACGGCCACCGGTGCCCAAGAGGAAGCGCTAGCAAACTATGACACTGCACAACAGGTTCTCAACCAACAGTACCATCAGCTGCACGCCGAAGGCCAACAGGTAGAAGCTACCGTCGCACTCATTGCGGCCAACCGTAGCAAGGCGCAAAATGCCCAGAGCCAAGCCGTGGATGCACTTAACCAAGTGAATCAACAAATTCAACAATTGGTCTACCAAGAGCAGCAAGCCGTGGTCAAACAGCGCGAAGCGCAGGCGGCTGCACAACTCGCCATCCAGCAGGCACAGGCACAGCAACCTAGCACAGCGCAAACACCATCTAGTCAAGCCAGTCCTCAACCCAGCGGGCCCACCCCTGGAACCGCGTCGGCAACCTCAATCATGGCCCAAGCGGCCCAGGAAGCGCTTCAAATCGTCAACGCACATGACACTACGTACGTTTGGGGTGGAGCCGGAGAATGGAGCAACGGATTACAGGACTTCGATTGCTCAGGTTTGGTTATGTATATCTATGCAAAGCTTGGCGTTGACTTCCCTCACTCCGCCGCCGATCAAGCAAGTGACACCACTCCGATCAGCTACTCGCAACTTCAGCCCGGCGATCTGGTCTTCTACGACACCGAAGGGGCGACAAGCATTGACCATGTCGCCATCTACGTTGGCAACGGCCAGGTGGTGGAGGCCACCAACCCCGGACGAGCTGTGTCACTAGATCCTATCACCTGGTCTGGCACACCGGTGCAATATGGAACCATCAACAGTTAGTCCGCTGATTGAAAGATATCTCAACGCAGGTCAATGGCCCTTCGCAACAACCCACATTCAGCAGTGCCGACGCCTCGGGAATTGAGACCGAGAGCCACAAATCTGTCTGCTTGATGTCAGGAACAACCAAACGTCAGAAACCTCCCTACACCATGCTCGCATCCACCAACAAGAACGTAGTCCACGCATAGGCATCCGGCTTCGTCCTGGCAGCCATATCAAGGGCTGCGGAGCATCGAGGGACCCGCTACCGGCCACCGTCGACGACCTGCTCACGTCCAACCAAGCGTAGCGGGTACCATGTAGAGGCCAAAGCCAATTACAACAAGGCAAAGCCCCGTCACGACGACTCGATACACCCCACGCATTCGGTACTCATCGGGTAGGGCCTTTGCCTCGAGTGAGAGGAGAAAGCCGAGGACAATTGGCAACAACAGCGCGTTCATCACCTCGACGTCAATGACAAGTTTCACTAAGTCAATGCTGAATAGAACGATGATCGCGCCAACCACGTGTGCAAGGGTATAGGTGACATAGAAGTTGGCCGAACGCCGGCTGGGGCGCTCGTTCAACGTATGCGCCCATCCGAAGACCTCTGAGATTCCCCAAGCCCCCGCTAGCGATGCTACTAATGCAGCGACAAGGCCTGCACCAAGCATGGCCACTCCGAGCAGTACCTTGGCACCGAGGTCGCCTACGAACGGTGTCAGCGCCGAAGAAAGCTGACTGACAGTGTCGAGAGTATCCCCTGGGTGAACGAGACCAACCGTTGCGGCGAACGCTAGCACCATCACGATCATGATCAACTGCGTGATCACCGATCCGACGGCGGTGTCACGGCGTTCTGCACGCAGATGATGGCGACTGAGACCCTTGTCGATCACCGCTCCCTGTTGGTAGAAGATCATCCACGGCATAATCACGGCTCCAACATTGGCCGCCAGCAATAGGACATATGAACTATCGTGCAAAGGAAGGTGGATCAGACCGGAACCGATCGCGTGCAGACTGGGGTGAGCAAGGAACATAGCTGGCACGAAGACCAGTTCGGCCAGGCCGAAGGCGATGCCAATGCGTTCGGCACGACGGTAACTACCGGTCAGAGCAATCCCGATCAGGAACGCCGCCGCAACCGAGACCGTGATCTTGCGAGGGATCCCGAACAACTCCCCAACTCCAGCAACGCCTGCAAAC
This sequence is a window from Ferrimicrobium sp.. Protein-coding genes within it:
- a CDS encoding NlpC/P60 family protein, giving the protein MLGAAVGYPTLLTARAYGGTLQSDQNRAKAIAGRINFLDNQVQVYAEEYDQAQTQLGQLRTTMTDTQQAITREQRRVSVLHSEVVAEADTLFMQGGTGTNVTTLLQASPNSAALIQEDINTATGAQEEALANYDTAQQVLNQQYHQLHAEGQQVEATVALIAANRSKAQNAQSQAVDALNQVNQQIQQLVYQEQQAVVKQREAQAAAQLAIQQAQAQQPSTAQTPSSQASPQPSGPTPGTASATSIMAQAAQEALQIVNAHDTTYVWGGAGEWSNGLQDFDCSGLVMYIYAKLGVDFPHSAADQASDTTPISYSQLQPGDLVFYDTEGATSIDHVAIYVGNGQVVEATNPGRAVSLDPITWSGTPVQYGTINS
- a CDS encoding divalent metal cation transporter; amino-acid sequence: MGPGLVVMLADTDVGSLVTAAQSGTQFGYRMVLPQVVLIPILYFVQEITIRLGVVTHKGHGALIRERFGRHWALLSAGTLFATSIGALLTEFAGVAGVGELFGIPRKITVSVAAAFLIGIALTGSYRRAERIGIAFGLAELVFVPAMFLAHPSLHAIGSGLIHLPLHDSSYVLLLAANVGAVIMPWMIFYQQGAVIDKGLSRHHLRAERRDTAVGSVITQLIMIVMVLAFAATVGLVHPGDTLDTVSQLSSALTPFVGDLGAKVLLGVAMLGAGLVAALVASLAGAWGISEVFGWAHTLNERPSRRSANFYVTYTLAHVVGAIIVLFSIDLVKLVIDVEVMNALLLPIVLGFLLSLEAKALPDEYRMRGVYRVVVTGLCLVVIGFGLYMVPATLGWT